One window from the genome of Aeromonas sp. FDAARGOS 1405 encodes:
- a CDS encoding LysR family transcriptional regulator has product MDSSLARLDLNLLAVFDMLMQERNVTRAAERLHLSQSTVSHALGRLRVALDDPLFVMSRREMMPTERAKALAGPVRQALAMLEQGLRQAKGFDPATARRIFRIATPGSVEHGLVPVLVERLHRQAPHCRLEVCELADSDYERELEKGELDLVIGFAGANHLSPRLWREEWFNNPLVCLSPLGSELPDVLTPVELVSRPHIHTSSWGHSQAMVELWLARFGVERELGVRLPSFMAVPPLMATGRYLVVVPEMIGRHFCRYYPLRMHQLDPAIPIVYLMAGHPLTAHDEAIGWFKSLLHQLVFDLYGDDALGTPAQRMLAK; this is encoded by the coding sequence ATGGATAGCTCGCTCGCCCGTCTCGACCTCAACCTGCTCGCCGTATTCGACATGCTGATGCAGGAGCGCAATGTCACCCGTGCCGCCGAACGGCTGCATCTCTCCCAATCCACCGTCAGTCACGCCTTGGGGCGGCTGCGAGTGGCGCTGGATGACCCGCTGTTTGTGATGAGTCGGCGCGAGATGATGCCGACCGAGCGAGCCAAGGCGCTGGCCGGTCCGGTGCGGCAGGCGCTGGCGATGCTGGAGCAGGGATTGCGGCAGGCCAAGGGGTTTGATCCCGCTACCGCACGGCGGATTTTCCGTATCGCCACCCCGGGCTCGGTGGAGCACGGACTGGTGCCGGTGCTGGTGGAGCGGCTCCATCGGCAGGCCCCTCACTGTCGGCTTGAGGTGTGCGAGCTGGCGGACAGCGACTACGAGCGGGAGTTGGAAAAGGGTGAGCTGGATCTGGTGATCGGTTTCGCCGGGGCGAATCACCTCTCACCCCGTTTGTGGCGGGAGGAGTGGTTCAACAACCCGCTGGTCTGCCTGTCGCCACTCGGTAGCGAGTTGCCCGATGTGCTGACCCCGGTCGAGCTGGTGAGCCGCCCCCACATCCACACCTCCAGCTGGGGTCACAGTCAGGCGATGGTGGAGCTCTGGCTGGCCCGCTTCGGGGTGGAGCGGGAGCTGGGCGTGCGGTTGCCAAGCTTTATGGCGGTGCCGCCGCTGATGGCGACCGGCCGCTATCTGGTGGTGGTGCCCGAGATGATCGGACGCCACTTCTGCCGCTACTACCCGCTGCGGATGCACCAGCTCGACCCCGCCATCCCCATCGTCTACCTGATGGCGGGGCACCCGCTCACCGCCCACGACGAGGCGATCGGCTGGTTCAAGAGCCTGCTGCACCAGCTGGTGTTCGACCTCTACGGCGACGATGCGCTCGGGACTCCCGCTCAGCGGATGCTGGCGAAGTAG
- a CDS encoding fimbrial protein → MSLGSSSPRAAYSRVRYLWFILITFQSVLIPSQAQAGSDSLMINVVAEVVNQACSLRPGDETITVNFGNIVNKELLRDKRTPSREFQLHLEECDPDISKGVKVTFSGQGAPDNPDLLALMGDSIAKGIAIGLEHQGKALPLNKASRELMLTAGDNVLTFATYVQLLPSGQTGLVSGTFSTSANFKLEYE, encoded by the coding sequence ATGTCGCTAGGCTCTTCTTCTCCGCGCGCGGCCTACTCCAGGGTTCGTTACCTGTGGTTCATATTGATCACTTTTCAGAGCGTGCTTATCCCGTCTCAAGCTCAGGCGGGGAGTGATAGCTTGATGATTAATGTCGTCGCAGAGGTAGTCAATCAAGCCTGTTCGCTGCGCCCCGGTGATGAAACCATCACCGTCAACTTTGGCAATATCGTGAACAAAGAGTTATTGAGGGACAAACGCACACCAAGTAGAGAGTTTCAGCTTCATCTTGAAGAGTGTGACCCCGATATCTCCAAGGGTGTGAAGGTGACATTCAGTGGTCAAGGAGCGCCAGACAATCCGGACTTGCTGGCGCTGATGGGGGACAGTATCGCCAAAGGGATTGCCATCGGACTGGAGCATCAGGGAAAGGCATTACCCCTCAACAAAGCAAGCCGTGAATTGATGTTAACTGCTGGTGACAACGTACTGACCTTCGCTACCTATGTGCAATTGCTACCATCGGGACAAACGGGCTTGGTATCAGGTACGTTTAGTACAAGTGCCAACTTCAAGCTAGAGTATGAGTAA
- a CDS encoding winged helix-turn-helix domain-containing protein: MTKQYKYNDTFTFEPETYRIILDEKEIKLSQKETVLLEVLCDNSLRVVERKKILDDIWGETESRDISLNKTILLLRRKFESIGIFNSIETIPRVGYIFKLEVELGHGDELSHRTEVITKTEESDDVDANEEQRLFDRGRLDKYILMFFVFIVTIISAITSYYILTEKDEISLEFRKLEKIKELATPSVNRIVMYTEDIRSPDEYKYIEKLIKKDRNFYALASKDAFSYLDFNIKDNIVWQKTFLMDKRLDIKKQLECIAQNINLEAVSPINVHDIPGMGFVRLRFYRPCQIKADYIGYMLIKTTGIDNDNVEQAAWAQDLMFNDAKQNMVFEIKKISRVHFYENGLRHLENKSLKVKSIQQDILQVDPQIYTIFDQFTQDDAYLRTIKIKNEIVHVTSLFGGVLFYTKVFNGKNS; encoded by the coding sequence ATGACAAAGCAATATAAGTATAACGACACGTTCACATTTGAACCTGAGACATACAGAATTATTCTTGACGAGAAAGAAATAAAGCTCAGTCAAAAAGAAACCGTATTGCTGGAAGTGCTTTGTGATAATAGTCTGCGAGTTGTTGAAAGAAAAAAAATACTTGATGATATTTGGGGTGAAACAGAAAGCAGGGATATTAGTCTCAACAAAACAATTCTTCTACTACGTAGGAAGTTTGAGTCTATCGGGATTTTCAATTCCATAGAAACAATTCCTCGTGTGGGTTACATTTTCAAGTTGGAGGTTGAACTTGGTCATGGTGATGAATTGTCACACCGTACGGAGGTGATCACAAAGACTGAGGAATCCGATGATGTTGATGCAAACGAGGAACAAAGACTCTTTGATCGCGGTCGACTTGATAAATATATATTAATGTTCTTTGTTTTTATTGTTACTATCATTTCAGCTATTACATCATATTATATTTTGACAGAAAAAGATGAGATTTCATTAGAATTTAGAAAGCTTGAAAAGATAAAGGAATTAGCAACACCAAGTGTTAATCGTATTGTTATGTATACAGAGGATATTCGTTCCCCTGACGAGTATAAATATATTGAAAAGTTGATAAAAAAAGACCGAAACTTTTATGCTCTTGCATCAAAAGATGCATTCTCATATTTGGACTTTAATATAAAAGATAATATAGTTTGGCAAAAAACATTTTTAATGGATAAGCGGCTGGACATAAAGAAACAGCTGGAATGCATTGCTCAGAATATTAATCTTGAAGCTGTTTCACCGATCAATGTACACGATATTCCTGGGATGGGCTTTGTGCGTTTGAGATTCTATCGCCCATGCCAGATTAAAGCAGACTATATCGGTTATATGTTGATCAAAACTACCGGCATTGATAATGATAATGTTGAACAAGCCGCATGGGCTCAAGATTTGATGTTTAACGATGCAAAGCAAAACATGGTGTTTGAAATAAAAAAGATTTCTCGCGTGCATTTTTATGAGAATGGTTTGAGACATCTTGAGAATAAGTCATTGAAGGTCAAATCGATACAGCAAGATATTTTGCAAGTCGATCCTCAAATTTATACCATTTTTGATCAATTTACACAGGATGATGCTTATTTGCGCACAATTAAGATAAAAAATGAGATTGTTCATGTAACCAGTCTTTTTGGTGGGGTTTTATTTTATACAAAAGTATTCAATGGTAAAAATAGTTAG
- a CDS encoding NAD(P)/FAD-dependent oxidoreductase encodes MKQVDVVVIGAGAAGLMCAAQAGYRGRSVLVLDNAKKPGRKILISGGGRCNFTNHQAGAHAYLSENPHFSKSALARYTQQDFIDLVDRHGVNYHERTLGQLFCLESAKDIVDVLLTECDWAGVTLQFQTEILTVSKQDEGFVLTTSKGEIGCHSLVVATGGLSMPKLGATPYGFKLAEQFGLKVLPTRAGLVPFTLHQAEKEAFADLAGISLPVAVTAEDGTRFKEAMLFTHRGLSGPVILQISSYWHAGEKIHINLLPELDIPAALREWAQAHPAQELKTVLGRELPKRFVDKLVELGQLVSKPMRQYNERELEAVANLLGDWQILPNGTEGYRTAEVTLGGVDTNELSSKTMEARKVPGLYFIGEVVDVTGWLGGYNFQWAWSSGWVAGQYC; translated from the coding sequence ATGAAGCAGGTCGATGTGGTGGTGATCGGGGCCGGTGCGGCCGGATTGATGTGTGCGGCGCAGGCGGGCTACCGTGGCCGCTCCGTGCTGGTGCTCGACAACGCCAAGAAACCGGGCCGCAAGATCCTCATCAGTGGTGGTGGCCGCTGCAACTTCACCAACCATCAGGCGGGTGCTCACGCCTACCTGTCGGAGAATCCCCACTTCAGCAAGTCGGCGCTGGCCCGCTACACCCAGCAGGACTTTATTGATCTGGTGGACCGCCACGGGGTCAACTATCACGAGCGCACCTTGGGGCAGCTGTTCTGTCTCGAGAGTGCCAAGGATATCGTCGATGTGCTGCTCACTGAGTGTGACTGGGCCGGGGTGACCCTGCAGTTCCAGACCGAGATCCTCACCGTCAGCAAGCAGGACGAAGGCTTTGTGTTGACCACCAGCAAGGGTGAGATCGGCTGTCACTCGCTGGTGGTGGCGACCGGCGGTCTCTCCATGCCCAAGCTGGGGGCGACCCCTTATGGCTTCAAGCTGGCGGAGCAGTTCGGCCTCAAGGTGCTGCCGACCCGCGCCGGTCTGGTGCCCTTTACCCTCCATCAGGCGGAGAAAGAGGCGTTCGCCGATCTGGCGGGCATCAGTCTGCCGGTGGCGGTGACCGCCGAGGATGGCACCCGCTTCAAGGAGGCGATGCTGTTCACCCATCGCGGCCTCTCCGGCCCCGTCATCCTGCAGATCTCCTCCTACTGGCATGCCGGCGAGAAGATCCACATCAACCTGCTGCCGGAGCTGGATATTCCGGCCGCCCTGCGTGAGTGGGCGCAGGCACACCCCGCGCAGGAGCTGAAAACCGTGCTGGGGCGCGAGCTGCCCAAGCGCTTCGTCGACAAGCTGGTGGAGCTGGGTCAGCTGGTCAGCAAGCCGATGCGTCAGTACAACGAGCGTGAACTGGAAGCGGTGGCCAACTTGCTGGGTGACTGGCAGATCCTGCCCAACGGCACCGAGGGGTATCGCACCGCCGAAGTGACCCTGGGCGGCGTCGATACCAACGAGCTCTCCTCCAAGACCATGGAAGCGCGCAAGGTGCCCGGCCTCTACTTCATCGGTGAAGTGGTGGATGTGACCGGCTGGCTCGGTGGCTACAACTTCCAGTGGGCCTGGTCTTCCGGCTGGGTGGCCGGTCAGTACTGCTAA
- the trpS gene encoding tryptophan--tRNA ligase, translating to MHNPVILTGDRPTGKLHIGHYVGSLRQRVEAQHHYRQFVMIADLQALTDNGHNPAKVTDNVLEVMADYLAVGLDPAKTTFCLQSALPALAELTCYYLNLVSVARLERNPTVKAEIQQKGFERTLPAGFLVYPVSQAADITAFRASHVPVGEDQLPMLEQTNEIVRRFNSLVGKEVLTECQPILSDTGRLPGIDGKAKMSKSLGNTIELGMSAEEVKQAVFAMYTDPNHLKVSDPGQVEGNTVFAYLDAFHPDKELVAEMKAHYRRGGLGDMRCKQVLNDCLQTLLAPMRERRAAAIADKKMLLELLYQGTEQARIITDEVLAEVKSAMGLDYFASIR from the coding sequence ATGCACAACCCCGTAATCCTGACTGGCGATCGTCCCACCGGCAAACTGCACATCGGCCACTATGTCGGCTCCCTGCGCCAGCGCGTCGAAGCCCAGCACCACTACCGTCAATTCGTGATGATCGCCGACTTACAGGCGTTGACCGACAACGGCCACAACCCGGCCAAGGTGACCGACAACGTGCTGGAGGTGATGGCTGACTATCTGGCGGTCGGTCTCGACCCGGCCAAGACCACCTTCTGCCTGCAGAGCGCCCTGCCCGCCCTCGCCGAGCTCACCTGCTACTACCTCAATCTGGTCAGCGTCGCCCGGCTGGAGCGCAACCCCACCGTCAAGGCGGAGATCCAGCAAAAAGGGTTCGAACGCACGCTGCCGGCCGGTTTTCTGGTCTATCCGGTGAGTCAGGCCGCCGACATCACCGCCTTTCGCGCCAGCCACGTGCCGGTCGGGGAAGATCAGCTGCCGATGCTGGAACAGACCAACGAGATCGTCCGCCGCTTCAACTCTCTGGTAGGCAAAGAGGTGCTGACCGAATGCCAGCCGATCCTGAGCGACACCGGCCGCCTGCCCGGCATCGACGGCAAGGCCAAGATGTCCAAGTCTCTCGGCAACACCATAGAGCTCGGCATGTCGGCGGAAGAGGTCAAACAGGCGGTGTTCGCCATGTATACCGACCCCAACCACCTCAAGGTGAGCGATCCGGGTCAGGTGGAGGGAAATACGGTGTTCGCCTATCTCGATGCCTTCCACCCCGACAAGGAGCTGGTCGCCGAGATGAAGGCCCACTACCGGCGCGGCGGACTGGGGGACATGCGCTGCAAGCAGGTGCTCAATGACTGCCTGCAGACCCTGCTCGCCCCGATGCGGGAGCGCCGGGCCGCGGCCATCGCCGACAAGAAGATGCTGCTGGAACTGCTCTATCAGGGCACCGAGCAGGCTCGCATCATCACCGATGAGGTATTGGCGGAGGTGAAAAGCGCCATGGGGCTCGACTACTTCGCCAGCATCCGCTGA
- a CDS encoding fimbria/pilus periplasmic chaperone, whose amino-acid sequence MTKKLLFTLPLLLTMMASQVQAAVSLDRTRVIYPAGANSMSLTIHNNNKTLPYLAQAWLEDANGNKINSPFTLLPPVQRLEPGMESLVKVQALPAVALLPQDKESLFYFNLREIPPRSDKPNTLQLALQTRIKFFYRPATLLVEPGSNQAPWQEKVTLQAVGGKYQLTNPTPYYISIVDGARTLNAGSTTGFEPVMIAPNSSAMVNLGVAQLGQQPTFTYVDDYGGRRTLSYRCTGTCHLLPAQDAK is encoded by the coding sequence ATGACCAAGAAACTGTTGTTCACTCTGCCTCTATTGCTAACCATGATGGCTAGCCAGGTTCAGGCTGCCGTCTCACTGGATCGCACCCGAGTGATCTATCCGGCGGGAGCCAATTCAATGAGCCTGACGATCCACAATAATAACAAAACACTGCCTTACCTGGCCCAGGCCTGGCTGGAAGATGCCAATGGCAACAAGATAAATAGTCCGTTCACCCTGTTGCCACCAGTTCAGCGGCTGGAGCCGGGTATGGAGAGCCTGGTCAAGGTGCAAGCATTACCTGCTGTCGCTCTGCTGCCCCAGGATAAAGAGAGTTTGTTCTACTTCAACTTGCGGGAGATTCCCCCTCGCAGCGACAAGCCAAACACCCTGCAGCTTGCACTGCAAACCCGGATCAAGTTCTTCTACCGCCCCGCAACTCTGCTGGTTGAGCCGGGCAGCAACCAAGCGCCGTGGCAAGAAAAAGTTACCCTGCAAGCGGTAGGAGGAAAATACCAGTTGACCAATCCGACCCCTTACTACATCTCCATTGTGGATGGGGCCCGCACACTCAATGCGGGTAGTACTACGGGATTTGAGCCAGTCATGATTGCCCCCAATAGCAGTGCCATGGTCAATCTTGGTGTGGCCCAGCTTGGCCAGCAACCCACTTTTACCTATGTGGATGACTACGGCGGCCGTCGAACCCTGAGCTACCGCTGCACCGGGACCTGCCATTTGTTGCCCGCTCAAGATGCAAAATAG
- the fabV gene encoding enoyl-ACP reductase FabV, giving the protein MIIHPQIQGCVARNCHPIGCRAAVQQQIERIKTAGPFNGPKRVLVLGASSGFGLASRIALAFGAGADTIGISFERGPSDKGLGSAGWYNNIWFRKEAEQEGRIAINLIGDAFSDGMRQQAIDTIRQQLGQVDLVIYSLASGIRVLPDGTQVRSVLKTTGQPFSGWGLDLERDTLVQQSLAPATPEEIRDTVTVMGGEDWQLWMQALQQAGCLAPGAQTVAYSYIGPESTYPLYRDGTIGYAKEHLHATAETINLQLAEIGGHAWVSVCKALVTKASAYIPVLPVYLGLLMGVMKERGVHEGCIEQMQRLFAAKMYGPNGVVADGNRLIRMDDHELDPAIQAAVSALWPKVTPDNFHVLGDFAGLRQDFMQLNGFELPGVDYAAPVDVASLGELTP; this is encoded by the coding sequence ATGATCATTCATCCCCAGATTCAAGGTTGTGTTGCCCGCAACTGTCACCCCATCGGCTGTCGCGCCGCCGTGCAGCAGCAGATTGAACGCATCAAGACTGCGGGCCCGTTCAATGGGCCCAAGCGGGTGCTGGTGCTGGGGGCCTCCTCCGGTTTCGGGCTGGCGTCGCGCATTGCGCTCGCCTTCGGCGCGGGGGCCGACACTATCGGCATCTCCTTCGAGCGGGGCCCCTCTGACAAGGGGCTGGGCAGTGCCGGTTGGTACAACAACATCTGGTTTCGCAAGGAGGCGGAGCAGGAGGGGCGTATCGCCATCAACCTGATCGGTGATGCCTTCTCCGACGGCATGCGCCAGCAGGCCATCGACACCATCCGCCAGCAGCTGGGGCAGGTGGATCTGGTGATCTATTCGCTCGCGAGCGGTATCCGGGTGCTGCCTGACGGCACGCAAGTGCGCTCCGTGCTCAAGACTACCGGCCAGCCGTTCAGCGGCTGGGGGCTGGATCTGGAGCGCGATACGCTGGTGCAGCAGTCGCTGGCGCCCGCCACGCCGGAGGAGATCCGCGATACCGTCACTGTGATGGGGGGCGAGGATTGGCAGCTCTGGATGCAGGCGTTGCAGCAGGCCGGTTGTCTGGCCCCCGGTGCGCAAACCGTGGCCTACTCCTACATCGGCCCCGAATCCACCTATCCCCTCTATCGGGATGGCACCATCGGTTATGCCAAGGAGCATCTGCACGCCACCGCCGAGACCATCAACCTGCAACTGGCCGAGATTGGCGGTCACGCCTGGGTGTCGGTCTGCAAGGCGCTGGTGACCAAGGCGAGCGCCTATATTCCGGTGCTGCCGGTTTATCTCGGCTTGTTGATGGGGGTGATGAAGGAGCGCGGTGTGCACGAAGGCTGCATCGAGCAGATGCAGCGACTGTTCGCCGCCAAGATGTACGGGCCCAATGGGGTGGTGGCCGATGGCAACCGGCTGATCCGGATGGATGACCACGAACTCGACCCGGCCATTCAGGCCGCTGTCTCGGCGCTCTGGCCCAAGGTGACGCCGGACAATTTCCACGTGCTGGGGGACTTTGCCGGGCTGCGGCAGGATTTCATGCAGCTCAACGGCTTCGAGCTGCCGGGCGTCGATTATGCTGCGCCGGTGGATGTCGCCTCCCTTGGCGAGCTGACCCCCTGA
- the ftnA gene encoding non-heme ferritin, which translates to MLAQAMIEKLNEQINLEFYSSNLYLQMSAWCEDKGFEGAATFLRQHAVEERQHMERLFTYVSETGAMPKLGAIDAPPHEFKSLGDVFRTTLEHEYHITKCINGLAHVAFTTQDYSTFNFLQWYVAEQHEEEKLFKSIVDRLGLVGEDGKGLYFIDKELAELAKGAPASIMDSNA; encoded by the coding sequence ATGCTGGCCCAAGCCATGATCGAGAAGTTGAACGAGCAGATTAACCTGGAGTTCTACTCCTCCAATCTCTATCTGCAGATGAGTGCCTGGTGCGAAGACAAGGGCTTTGAAGGGGCGGCGACCTTCCTGCGTCAGCACGCGGTCGAGGAGCGCCAGCACATGGAGCGTCTGTTCACCTATGTGAGCGAGACCGGCGCCATGCCCAAGCTGGGTGCCATCGATGCCCCTCCCCACGAGTTCAAGTCGCTGGGCGACGTGTTCCGTACCACCCTGGAGCACGAGTATCACATCACCAAGTGCATCAATGGGCTGGCCCACGTAGCCTTCACCACCCAGGACTACTCCACATTCAATTTCCTGCAGTGGTATGTGGCCGAGCAGCATGAAGAGGAGAAGCTGTTCAAGAGCATCGTCGACCGTCTGGGTCTGGTAGGTGAAGATGGCAAAGGCCTCTACTTCATCGACAAGGAGCTGGCCGAACTAGCCAAGGGCGCCCCTGCCAGCATCATGGACAGCAACGCCTGA
- a CDS encoding fimbria/pilus outer membrane usher protein encodes MKQFLLSLAIFFIFMSVAKSSHAGDIEFNTDLLDVKDKESIESGAFKQAGYIVPGEYTMQMVVNDAFIGERNVKFQATSSNSSQLCLTVALANELGLKKHDLERLLTSGKRGSCLNPDVLEGIVIKGDISKDTLLISVPQAYRDYVSDSWDPPSRWDEGVNGALLDYGINLQENHSTHGNGDTTNVSAYGVAGVNMGAWRLRADWQGRYERNKEQAGSQSELDVSRVYAYRALPELSTKLTMGELDLDNSMFDSFLYTGASVVNDDNMLPPDLRGYAPEVVGIAKTNAKVVISQQGRVIYETQVASGPFRIQDLSSAVSGTLDVRVEEQDGSVQTFQVNTARIPYLSRPGSIRYKFNSGKISSQPHRLDGPAFASSEFSWGVSNGWSLLGGALLSEGYDALSVGVGRDLLQLGAISFDITESRAQLAEGSKTGSSYRINYSKNFEEYDSQVAFAGYRFSERDFMNMNDFMAARKIGQPYRGGSRELYNVRLSKQFKAAQLGAYIDYTHQSYWSQTDSERISLSLSHYFDVMEWRGLATSLTTYHNEQGRQTDNGMYFTLSIPFGLNKHVSYSASTMGGKTTNNISLFNRVDDRNSYSVTASTSPAGESASGFYTHTGDKTTLMANVSHQAGSSTAAGLSINGGITATKEGIAMHRVGMMGGSRIMVDTDGASGVPVHTGGPVTFTNQNGKAVVADISSYYRQRTSIDIDQLGDDVEPIGTPISMGTLTEGAIGYRHFDMLSGGKRMLELVKTDGSPVPFAAEVVNDKGQQLGMVGDDGMAYLAGLHEGSPVEARWGSEQHCRFYLPSPLPEVNTTARLTCQ; translated from the coding sequence ATGAAACAATTTTTATTATCGTTGGCCATTTTTTTCATTTTTATGAGTGTGGCAAAAAGTTCTCACGCAGGTGATATTGAGTTCAATACTGACCTGTTGGATGTTAAAGATAAAGAAAGCATTGAATCAGGTGCTTTTAAACAGGCGGGTTATATTGTACCCGGTGAATACACCATGCAAATGGTGGTAAACGATGCCTTTATTGGCGAGCGTAACGTCAAGTTTCAAGCAACCTCCAGCAACAGCTCACAGCTGTGTTTGACCGTTGCGCTGGCCAATGAATTGGGCCTTAAAAAGCACGATCTGGAACGCCTACTGACTAGTGGGAAGAGGGGCTCTTGCCTTAATCCTGACGTACTCGAAGGAATAGTGATCAAGGGCGATATCAGCAAAGACACGCTTCTCATTTCTGTCCCTCAAGCATATCGGGATTATGTGAGTGACTCCTGGGATCCCCCGTCACGTTGGGATGAAGGGGTCAATGGTGCCCTGCTCGATTATGGCATCAATCTTCAAGAGAACCATTCGACCCATGGTAATGGTGACACAACCAATGTCAGTGCCTATGGTGTGGCTGGTGTCAATATGGGGGCCTGGCGGCTGCGGGCTGACTGGCAGGGTCGTTATGAGCGTAACAAAGAGCAAGCAGGCTCCCAAAGTGAGCTGGATGTCAGTCGTGTGTATGCCTATCGCGCCTTACCCGAACTCAGCACCAAGTTGACGATGGGCGAACTCGATCTGGATAACTCCATGTTCGATAGCTTTCTGTATACAGGCGCCTCTGTAGTTAACGATGACAACATGTTACCCCCCGACTTGCGTGGCTACGCCCCGGAAGTGGTAGGTATTGCCAAGACCAACGCCAAGGTAGTGATTAGTCAGCAAGGGCGCGTTATTTATGAAACGCAGGTGGCTTCCGGGCCATTTCGTATTCAGGATTTGAGCAGCGCAGTCAGCGGCACCCTGGATGTCAGAGTAGAGGAGCAGGATGGATCGGTGCAGACTTTTCAGGTCAACACCGCTCGCATCCCCTATCTCTCCCGACCAGGCTCGATACGCTACAAGTTCAATAGTGGCAAGATCAGCAGTCAACCCCATCGCTTGGATGGACCGGCCTTTGCCAGCAGTGAATTCTCTTGGGGCGTGAGCAATGGATGGTCACTGTTGGGAGGGGCTCTGCTCAGTGAGGGTTACGATGCACTCTCTGTCGGGGTTGGACGTGATTTGCTGCAATTAGGTGCTATCTCTTTCGATATCACTGAATCTCGTGCCCAGTTGGCAGAGGGCTCAAAAACTGGCAGCTCTTATCGAATCAACTATTCAAAGAACTTCGAAGAGTATGACAGCCAAGTGGCGTTTGCCGGTTACCGCTTCTCGGAGCGGGATTTTATGAACATGAATGACTTTATGGCCGCCCGCAAGATTGGCCAACCATACAGGGGCGGCTCCAGAGAACTGTATAACGTGAGGCTAAGCAAGCAATTCAAAGCAGCTCAGCTGGGAGCATATATCGATTACACCCATCAGTCTTACTGGTCCCAGACAGATAGTGAGCGTATCAGCCTCTCTCTGTCTCACTATTTTGATGTAATGGAGTGGCGTGGCCTGGCGACCTCGCTCACCACCTATCACAACGAGCAGGGCCGTCAGACTGATAATGGCATGTACTTCACACTGTCGATTCCCTTTGGGCTGAACAAACATGTGAGTTACAGCGCCTCAACCATGGGGGGCAAAACCACCAACAATATCAGCCTCTTCAACCGGGTGGATGACCGTAACAGTTACTCAGTCACGGCCTCAACCTCGCCAGCAGGTGAAAGCGCCAGCGGTTTCTATACCCACACTGGCGACAAAACCACCCTGATGGCCAACGTTAGTCACCAGGCAGGTAGTTCAACAGCCGCAGGGCTCTCCATCAATGGCGGAATTACTGCGACCAAAGAGGGGATTGCCATGCACCGGGTAGGCATGATGGGGGGCAGTCGTATCATGGTAGATACTGACGGGGCCAGCGGTGTGCCTGTACACACCGGCGGGCCAGTCACCTTCACGAATCAAAATGGCAAGGCGGTTGTAGCCGATATATCCAGCTACTATCGTCAACGAACCAGCATCGACATCGATCAATTGGGTGATGATGTTGAGCCTATTGGGACACCTATTTCCATGGGGACCCTGACCGAAGGAGCTATCGGTTATCGTCATTTCGATATGTTGTCGGGCGGCAAGCGCATGCTTGAACTGGTCAAAACAGATGGCAGCCCAGTTCCATTCGCCGCTGAAGTCGTCAATGACAAGGGGCAACAATTGGGGATGGTCGGTGATGATGGCATGGCCTATCTCGCAGGCCTGCATGAAGGAAGTCCTGTGGAGGCTCGCTGGGGCAGCGAGCAGCATTGCCGCTTTTATTTGCCATCACCGCTACCAGAAGTCAACACGACGGCGAGACTGACTTGTCAGTAA
- a CDS encoding universal stress protein: MSGTTYYKHILAAIDLSEDNRKVIDKAVDRARSNGAKLSVIHVDVDLKDLYTEMIDIDIDNVQDQVIAEAKEKLEAFLASVDYPIEKKLVICGDLSERVNQAVKEYEIDLLVCGHRQSFWSLLTSSARQLMNTVPCDLLVVPLQK; encoded by the coding sequence ATGAGTGGAACAACCTATTACAAGCATATTCTGGCCGCGATCGACCTCTCTGAAGACAACCGCAAGGTGATCGACAAAGCAGTCGACAGAGCCCGCTCCAACGGCGCCAAGCTGTCGGTTATCCATGTCGATGTGGACCTCAAGGATCTCTACACCGAGATGATCGATATCGATATCGACAACGTGCAGGATCAGGTGATCGCCGAAGCGAAAGAGAAGCTGGAGGCCTTCCTCGCTTCGGTGGACTACCCCATCGAGAAGAAGCTGGTGATCTGCGGCGATTTGAGCGAGCGGGTCAATCAGGCAGTCAAGGAGTACGAGATCGACCTGCTGGTGTGCGGCCATCGCCAGAGCTTCTGGAGCCTGCTCACCTCCAGCGCCCGTCAGCTGATGAATACAGTGCCCTGCGATCTGCTGGTCGTCCCCTTGCAGAAGTAA